A window of Chlorobium phaeobacteroides DSM 266 genomic DNA:
ACGGAGCGCTATCAGCCGTTCAGCCTCACCATGAAAAAAAAAATCTTTCAGGCTCAGATTATTGTCGGCACGCTCCTGCCACGAAAAGATCCGCTTTTTTACCCTCTGATGGTACTCAACACCCTGCTTGGAGGCGGCATGAGTTCGCTTTTGAACCTTGAACTGAGGGAAAAATCAGGAATTGCCTACAGCTCCTACTCATCCGTCAGTTTTTTCGATGACATCACCGTGCTGAACATCTATACCGGAGCAGACAGCAACAAGGTAAAACGAGCACTTGAGATCATCACAAGGATCCTCGAAAGTCCACAGCTTCACTCCCCTGCTGAAGAAGATCTCCTCGCCGCAAAATCAAGACTGCTTGGATCCTTTATCATGGGAACCGAAAAAATGACACGAAGAATGTCCCATGTGGCAACCGACATCACCTATTTCGGCAGATACGTGCCGCTGGAAGAAAAAATCGCGTCCATTGAGGCCGTTACTGCGGAACATATTAACGAAGCTGCTCAGTTCATGCTCGCAGAGGTGCCGATATCAACCCTTGTCTATAAGCCGGGCAGACAATCCTGACAACGAGCGATACTTTTAAAAAACTTGATTAATGTGTATCTTAATAACTTTTATTTTTAATCATTACTAATCAACCCAGACCGCCTTGCAAAAGAATATTACGAAAGTCAGCGATACCGAGCAGGAGCTTGAAATCATTCTCACTGCTGAAGAATACGGAACAGAATACAATCAGGAACTTGATGAAGCGAAAAGAACGATACAGGTCAAAGGCTTCAGAAAAGGGCACGTCCCGACAGGTTTGATCAAAAAACTCGCAGGCCCGGCTATTGAAGCATCGGTTGCCGAAAAAATGGCATCAAAACATTTCGGAACAATCGTTGACGAAGAAAAAATCAAGCCCGCAAGCCGCGCGCAGATTGAAAGCGTCAGTTATGAGGGCGATGAACTCAAAATCAAGCTCTCCTACGAAATACATCCCGTGTTCGAGCTTAACAACTACAGCGATTACACCTTCACGAAAGCCCGGTACACCATAACCGACGAGGATGTTCAAAAAGAGATCGATCTGATCCTTAAAGGTCACGGATCGCTTGCGACCGTCGATGAAGCGGCACTTGGAACCGATACCGTTATCGGCGATGTTGAAAAACTCGATGCCGCCGGCGAGCCGGAAGAGGGTGGCAAAACGGAAAACCACCATTTCAATCTCGAGTATCTTCCTGAAGACAATCCCTTCCGTATCTCGCTTGAAGGAGCAAAAGCAGGAGAAACCGTCAATGTCGCAACAACCCAGAAAGACCCGAACACTCCTGTTGTCAGCTACCGTATTACGGTCAAAGAGGTAAAACGTCTTGAACTTCCCGAACTGACCGATGATCTCGTCAAGGAGATCACCCGTCAACGCTTCGAAACCGTTGCCGACTTCACTGCCGATGTCAGAATACAGCTTGAAGAGCACTTCGGCATGAAATCCGATGAAGAACTGCTTGAATCCATCTCTTCAAAGCTTATCGAGGAAAACCCGGTTTCAACACCAAAATCCATGGTCGCATCCTTTGCAAACATGCTTGTTGAAAACGCAAAGCGTCAGTTTGGCGGAAAATTCCCGAAAGGCTTCGACGAAAGTCAGTTCACGGAATCAATCATCCCCAATGCGGAAAAACATGCCCGCTGGCTTTTGATCAGCCAGAAAATAGCCGAACTGAACAATGTCGAAGTTACCGATGAGGACATTAAAACCTATGCGGAAAAAGAGGCGGAGAAATCCACTCCCGAGCAGAAAGAAGAGATAATGAGCACGTATCAGTCAACGGAGTTCAGAGACTATATCGCCGATACCATTATCAAGGACAA
This region includes:
- the tig gene encoding trigger factor, whose product is MQKNITKVSDTEQELEIILTAEEYGTEYNQELDEAKRTIQVKGFRKGHVPTGLIKKLAGPAIEASVAEKMASKHFGTIVDEEKIKPASRAQIESVSYEGDELKIKLSYEIHPVFELNNYSDYTFTKARYTITDEDVQKEIDLILKGHGSLATVDEAALGTDTVIGDVEKLDAAGEPEEGGKTENHHFNLEYLPEDNPFRISLEGAKAGETVNVATTQKDPNTPVVSYRITVKEVKRLELPELTDDLVKEITRQRFETVADFTADVRIQLEEHFGMKSDEELLESISSKLIEENPVSTPKSMVASFANMLVENAKRQFGGKFPKGFDESQFTESIIPNAEKHARWLLISQKIAELNNVEVTDEDIKTYAEKEAEKSTPEQKEEIMSTYQSTEFRDYIADTIIKDKIYDIIKSQVTITEEPTPVPVHKA